The nucleotide sequence GCGCCAGATCGTCCGTCACCGTTGCGTCGGGGTCGAGGTTGCGGTTGTGCAGGACGATGCCGCCCGGCTCGACGAAGCGGTCGTACTGGCGGCGCACGGCGGCGAGGTCCGGATCGGCCGCCGGCTCCATGATCTCGCGGGCCAGCCGGATGAACTCGTCCACATAGAACTGGTAGTTGGTGAACAGGACGAAGTTCTGGAAATCCTCCGGCGCCGTCGCGGTGTAGTGGCGCAGCCGGTGCAGCGAGAAATCGACGCGCGGCCCGGTGAAGAGCGCCAGCGGCTTCACGAGGTCGAGCGACTCCTCGTAGGTGCCGTTGACGATGGTGTCGTCCATCCGGGCGAGGTCGGGCAGGTCGAACAGGTCGGGCAGCCGGGCCACCCGCTCCGGCGACAGGTCGCCCTCGACATACATGCCCTCGGGGAAGGCGAAATGGATGGGGATCGCCTCGTCGCTGACGCCGACCTCCAGCGGCACGCCGTGGTTGCGCAGGAGAAGGGTGAGCTGCTCCAGGAAATAGCGCTCGAACAGGTCGGGGCGGGTCACCGTGGTGGCGTAGGTCCCCGGCCCCTCGACGAAGCCGTAGGACAGGCGCGTGTCCACCGTCGCGGCCGAACTGGTGGTCAGCCGGACGTAGGGGTAATGGGCATGGACGCGGCCGTCGAGATCCTCGCCGCGGGTGAAGGCGGAGAAGCGGTGGCGCAGGAAGGCGGTGTTGCGCTCGTAGAGGGCGCGCACGCAGGCCAGGGCCTCGCGCGCATCGGTGAAGGACCCGGCCGGGCCGGGCGGGATCGGGAAGTCCTTGGTCATGCCCCAACAGATGGCACGCAAAGGGCCGGCTGGAAAGAGCCTCTTCCAGACGATGCGGATCCGGAGGGGGAGGAAGGGGGCGCCGTCGCGGGGGACGGTTGCCCGCGCCCTCTCCATGGGCCATCTCTATGGAATGAGCGAACCTCTCCCCTTGCCGGCGGTTCTCGCCGCGGCCCTGTCGGCGTCGCTGCTGGCGGCCTGCGCCGCCGATATCCGCGACGACTGGCCGGGCCGCGCCCAGACGCCGGGGCAGGTCGCGCCCAACCGGACGGCGCCCGGCCCGGTGGCCTCCCGCCCGATCACGACGCAGACCTACGTGCCGGGCACCGTCTCCGGCGGAGGACGGCTGTGGAGCGAGCAGGTCCAGGCGGAGAGCCGCGCCGGAACCGGGGGCGGCATCGGCGTGCAGCCGGCGCCGCGTCCGGAGACGACGCGCCGGCCGGCCGGCGCGCAGGACCGGGCGCAGGATGCTCCGCAGGGACCGCAGCCGCAGGGACCGCCGGCCAGGCGGCGCGGCAGTTCCTCGCCGCCGCCGGAGCGGACGGTGCTGCCGCCGCAGCCCGTGCCGCTGCCGGCCCCGCCCTCCACCCAGGACGCCACCGACGCCTTCAAGCGCGACCTGATCCGGCCGGAGATCGACCGGATGCGCACCGACGACGCCATGGGCAAGCTCGATCCGCTGGGGCAGCGCGACCTGATGCGGCGGGAGAACGACCTGCGCCAGTGGGGCGGCAACCGCTGAGGCCGCCGCAGGGCCGCTGCCCGCCTTCCATGCCGTTGCGCCTGCCGCGTCGCACTTGACCTTGCGGCCCCGCTGCCGCCATACCGGCCGCCGGACGGGCAGGGGAGGCCGGCGGCGATGATGACCTTGACGGGGGCGTTCGGGACCGGACTGACGGAACCGGTGTGGGTGCTGCAGCACCTCGCGGGGTTCCTCGCCATCGGCATGTGGGCGGGCCAGACGGGCGGCACGGCCGTCTGGCAGGTGCCGGTCGCGGCGGTGACCGCGGCGCTCGCCGCCGGGCTGGCGGCGCAGACCGGGATCAAACTGCCCTATGCCGCGCAGGGGCTCGCC is from Azospirillum thermophilum and encodes:
- a CDS encoding AMP nucleosidase; this translates as MTKDFPIPPGPAGSFTDAREALACVRALYERNTAFLRHRFSAFTRGEDLDGRVHAHYPYVRLTTSSAATVDTRLSYGFVEGPGTYATTVTRPDLFERYFLEQLTLLLRNHGVPLEVGVSDEAIPIHFAFPEGMYVEGDLSPERVARLPDLFDLPDLARMDDTIVNGTYEESLDLVKPLALFTGPRVDFSLHRLRHYTATAPEDFQNFVLFTNYQFYVDEFIRLAREIMEPAADPDLAAVRRQYDRFVEPGGIVLHNRNLDPDATVTDDLARPARMPQMPAYHLTRPDGNGITLVNIGVGPSNAKTITDHIAVLRPHAWVMLGHCAGLRSTQRLGDYVLAHGYVRDDHVLDADLPTWVPVPALAEVQRALETAVERVTGLSGYALKSIMRTGTVATIDNRNWELRDHREPLMRFSQSRAIALDMESATIAANGFRFRVPYGTLLCVSDKPMHGQLKLPGMADRFYRERVDQHLKIGVLAMELLREHGMETLHSRKLRSFAEVAFQ